A section of the Parasteatoda tepidariorum isolate YZ-2023 chromosome 6, CAS_Ptep_4.0, whole genome shotgun sequence genome encodes:
- the LOC107440995 gene encoding ubiquitin carboxyl-terminal hydrolase MINDY-2 isoform X1 — MAATVEEQMSSMDEGDSEMTTQDESTEIPCEKGQCPTLTDVSDSKMSSSSIESKSNMETASPVKDKISDSNDFIYQVKWISRNGVKSPIITQNENGPCPLIAITNVLIMKGRITIPSLADFVSTENLMEYLGNCILESIPTNIPEGTQLNFEQNMHDAMAVLPKLQTGLDVNVKFTGISDFEYTSECIIFDLLRIPLYHGWLIDPQSEEIVRAVGKCSYNQLVEKIINLKFSSDPDQITEALVAEHFLEKSASQLTYHGLYELTSKLKEDELCVLFRNNHFSSLVKHNNCLYQLVTDQGFLNENVVWETLDNIEGDGQFVDSSFVLVPPKCADVPLPLNIPEEKQIDQDYLVALSLQEEQQKQQSNEFEWEEFKKKKLGISNGLSDEELALRLQEEEMNEEDNHRPTASAPQSNNQSRNNSNNRSRDCIIL, encoded by the exons atggCTGCAACAGTTGAAGAGCAAATGTCCAGTATGGATGAAGGTGATTCAGAAATGACAACTCAGGATGAATCAACCGAAATTCCCTGTGAAAAAGGACAGTGTCCTACATTAACTGATGTTTCTGATTCAAAAATGTCTTCCTCCTCAATTGAAAGTAAATCAAATATGGAAACTGCTAGTCctgttaaagataaaatatctgATAGTAATGACTTTATATATCAAGTGAAATGGATTTCTCGAAATGGAGTGAAGAGTCCAATTATAACACAG aatgAAAATGGTCCCTGCCCTCTTATTGCTATTACAAATGTTCTAATTATGAAAGGCAGAATTACAATTCCTTCACTTGCGGATTTTGTTTCAACAGAAAATTTGATGGAATATCTCGGCAATTGTATTTTGGAAAGCATCCCTACt aATATTCCTGAAGGTACTCAGTTAAATTTTGAACAGAATATGCATGATGCAATGGCAGTTTTACCTAAACTTCAGACTGGATTAGatgttaatgttaaatttactgg aaTCAGTGATTTCGAATATACATCAGAATGCATTATTTTTGACTTGCTAAGGATACCGCTATACCATGGTTGGTTGATAGATCCTCAAAGTGAAGAAATTGTTAGGGCTGTAGGGAAATGTAGCTATAACCAGCTggttgagaaaataataaatttaaaattttcatctgaTCCAGACCAAATAACAGaag ctCTAGTTGCTGAACATTTCCTGGAAAAATCTGCCTCTCAACTTACATATCATGGCCTTTATGAACTTACTTCTAAACTTAAAGAAGATGAATTGTGTGTTCTCTTTCGTAACAATCATTTTAGCTCCTTAGTTAAGCACAAT AACTGCCTTTATCAGTTGGTTACTGATCAAgggtttttgaatgaaaatgttGTTTGGGAGACTTTAGATAACATTGAAGGAGATGGTCAGTTTGTTGATTCAAGTTTTGTTCTGGTTCCTCCAAAATGTGCTGATGTACCGTTGCCACTTAATATTCCAGAAGAGAAACAAATCGACCAAGA CTATTTGGTAGCTTTAAGTTTGCAAGAAGAGCAACAAAAACAACAGAGCAATGAGTTTGAATgggaagaatttaaaaagaaaaaactgggAATATCAAATGGCCTTTCCGA TGAAGAATTAGCATTGAGGTTGCAGGAAGAAGAAATGAATGAGGAAGACAATCATAGACCAACGGCATCAGCACCTCAATCAAACAACCAGTCTAGAAATAACAGTAACAATAGATCAAGAGAT tgTATAATATTATGA
- the LOC107440995 gene encoding ubiquitin carboxyl-terminal hydrolase MINDY-2 isoform X3, translating to MAATVEEQMSSMDEGDSEMTTQDESTEIPCEKGQCPTLTDVSDSKMSSSSIESKSNMETASPVKDKISDSNDFIYQVKWISRNGVKSPIITQNENGPCPLIAITNVLIMKGRITIPSLADFVSTENLMEYLGNCILESIPTNIPEGTQLNFEQNMHDAMAVLPKLQTGLDVNVKFTGISDFEYTSECIIFDLLRIPLYHGWLIDPQSEEIVRAVGKCSYNQLVEKIINLKFSSDPDQITEALVAEHFLEKSASQLTYHGLYELTSKLKEDELCVLFRNNHFSSLVKHNNCLYQLVTDQGFLNENVVWETLDNIEGDGQFVDSSFVLVPPKCADVPLPLNIPEEKQIDQDYLVALSLQEEQQKQQSNEFEWEEFKKKKLGISNGLSDV from the exons atggCTGCAACAGTTGAAGAGCAAATGTCCAGTATGGATGAAGGTGATTCAGAAATGACAACTCAGGATGAATCAACCGAAATTCCCTGTGAAAAAGGACAGTGTCCTACATTAACTGATGTTTCTGATTCAAAAATGTCTTCCTCCTCAATTGAAAGTAAATCAAATATGGAAACTGCTAGTCctgttaaagataaaatatctgATAGTAATGACTTTATATATCAAGTGAAATGGATTTCTCGAAATGGAGTGAAGAGTCCAATTATAACACAG aatgAAAATGGTCCCTGCCCTCTTATTGCTATTACAAATGTTCTAATTATGAAAGGCAGAATTACAATTCCTTCACTTGCGGATTTTGTTTCAACAGAAAATTTGATGGAATATCTCGGCAATTGTATTTTGGAAAGCATCCCTACt aATATTCCTGAAGGTACTCAGTTAAATTTTGAACAGAATATGCATGATGCAATGGCAGTTTTACCTAAACTTCAGACTGGATTAGatgttaatgttaaatttactgg aaTCAGTGATTTCGAATATACATCAGAATGCATTATTTTTGACTTGCTAAGGATACCGCTATACCATGGTTGGTTGATAGATCCTCAAAGTGAAGAAATTGTTAGGGCTGTAGGGAAATGTAGCTATAACCAGCTggttgagaaaataataaatttaaaattttcatctgaTCCAGACCAAATAACAGaag ctCTAGTTGCTGAACATTTCCTGGAAAAATCTGCCTCTCAACTTACATATCATGGCCTTTATGAACTTACTTCTAAACTTAAAGAAGATGAATTGTGTGTTCTCTTTCGTAACAATCATTTTAGCTCCTTAGTTAAGCACAAT AACTGCCTTTATCAGTTGGTTACTGATCAAgggtttttgaatgaaaatgttGTTTGGGAGACTTTAGATAACATTGAAGGAGATGGTCAGTTTGTTGATTCAAGTTTTGTTCTGGTTCCTCCAAAATGTGCTGATGTACCGTTGCCACTTAATATTCCAGAAGAGAAACAAATCGACCAAGA CTATTTGGTAGCTTTAAGTTTGCAAGAAGAGCAACAAAAACAACAGAGCAATGAGTTTGAATgggaagaatttaaaaagaaaaaactgggAATATCAAATGGCCTTTCCGA tgTATAA
- the LOC107440995 gene encoding ubiquitin carboxyl-terminal hydrolase MINDY-1 isoform X4: MAATVEEQMSSMDEGDSEMTTQDESTEIPCEKGQCPTLTDVSDSKMSSSSIESKSNMETASPVKDKISDSNDFIYQVKWISRNGVKSPIITQNENGPCPLIAITNVLIMKGRITIPSLADFVSTENLMEYLGNCILESIPTNIPEGTQLNFEQNMHDAMAVLPKLQTGLDVNVKFTGISDFEYTSECIIFDLLRIPLYHGWLIDPQSEEIVRAVGKCSYNQLVEKIINLKFSSDPDQITEALVAEHFLEKSASQLTYHGLYELTSKLKEDELCVLFRNNHFSSLVKHNNCLYQLVTDQGFLNENVVWETLDNIEGDGQFVDSSFVLVPPKCADVPLPLNIPEEKQIDQES, from the exons atggCTGCAACAGTTGAAGAGCAAATGTCCAGTATGGATGAAGGTGATTCAGAAATGACAACTCAGGATGAATCAACCGAAATTCCCTGTGAAAAAGGACAGTGTCCTACATTAACTGATGTTTCTGATTCAAAAATGTCTTCCTCCTCAATTGAAAGTAAATCAAATATGGAAACTGCTAGTCctgttaaagataaaatatctgATAGTAATGACTTTATATATCAAGTGAAATGGATTTCTCGAAATGGAGTGAAGAGTCCAATTATAACACAG aatgAAAATGGTCCCTGCCCTCTTATTGCTATTACAAATGTTCTAATTATGAAAGGCAGAATTACAATTCCTTCACTTGCGGATTTTGTTTCAACAGAAAATTTGATGGAATATCTCGGCAATTGTATTTTGGAAAGCATCCCTACt aATATTCCTGAAGGTACTCAGTTAAATTTTGAACAGAATATGCATGATGCAATGGCAGTTTTACCTAAACTTCAGACTGGATTAGatgttaatgttaaatttactgg aaTCAGTGATTTCGAATATACATCAGAATGCATTATTTTTGACTTGCTAAGGATACCGCTATACCATGGTTGGTTGATAGATCCTCAAAGTGAAGAAATTGTTAGGGCTGTAGGGAAATGTAGCTATAACCAGCTggttgagaaaataataaatttaaaattttcatctgaTCCAGACCAAATAACAGaag ctCTAGTTGCTGAACATTTCCTGGAAAAATCTGCCTCTCAACTTACATATCATGGCCTTTATGAACTTACTTCTAAACTTAAAGAAGATGAATTGTGTGTTCTCTTTCGTAACAATCATTTTAGCTCCTTAGTTAAGCACAAT AACTGCCTTTATCAGTTGGTTACTGATCAAgggtttttgaatgaaaatgttGTTTGGGAGACTTTAGATAACATTGAAGGAGATGGTCAGTTTGTTGATTCAAGTTTTGTTCTGGTTCCTCCAAAATGTGCTGATGTACCGTTGCCACTTAATATTCCAGAAGAGAAACAAATCGACCAAGA GTCCTGA
- the LOC107440995 gene encoding ubiquitin carboxyl-terminal hydrolase MINDY-1 isoform X2, whose protein sequence is MAATVEEQMSSMDEGDSEMTTQDESTEIPCEKGQCPTLTDVSDSKMSSSSIESKSNMETASPVKDKISDSNDFIYQVKWISRNGVKSPIITQNENGPCPLIAITNVLIMKGRITIPSLADFVSTENLMEYLGNCILESIPTNIPEGTQLNFEQNMHDAMAVLPKLQTGLDVNVKFTGISDFEYTSECIIFDLLRIPLYHGWLIDPQSEEIVRAVGKCSYNQLVEKIINLKFSSDPDQITEALVAEHFLEKSASQLTYHGLYELTSKLKEDELCVLFRNNHFSSLVKHNNCLYQLVTDQGFLNENVVWETLDNIEGDGQFVDSSFVLVPPKCADVPLPLNIPEEKQIDQDEELALRLQEEEMNEEDNHRPTASAPQSNNQSRNNSNNRSRDCIIL, encoded by the exons atggCTGCAACAGTTGAAGAGCAAATGTCCAGTATGGATGAAGGTGATTCAGAAATGACAACTCAGGATGAATCAACCGAAATTCCCTGTGAAAAAGGACAGTGTCCTACATTAACTGATGTTTCTGATTCAAAAATGTCTTCCTCCTCAATTGAAAGTAAATCAAATATGGAAACTGCTAGTCctgttaaagataaaatatctgATAGTAATGACTTTATATATCAAGTGAAATGGATTTCTCGAAATGGAGTGAAGAGTCCAATTATAACACAG aatgAAAATGGTCCCTGCCCTCTTATTGCTATTACAAATGTTCTAATTATGAAAGGCAGAATTACAATTCCTTCACTTGCGGATTTTGTTTCAACAGAAAATTTGATGGAATATCTCGGCAATTGTATTTTGGAAAGCATCCCTACt aATATTCCTGAAGGTACTCAGTTAAATTTTGAACAGAATATGCATGATGCAATGGCAGTTTTACCTAAACTTCAGACTGGATTAGatgttaatgttaaatttactgg aaTCAGTGATTTCGAATATACATCAGAATGCATTATTTTTGACTTGCTAAGGATACCGCTATACCATGGTTGGTTGATAGATCCTCAAAGTGAAGAAATTGTTAGGGCTGTAGGGAAATGTAGCTATAACCAGCTggttgagaaaataataaatttaaaattttcatctgaTCCAGACCAAATAACAGaag ctCTAGTTGCTGAACATTTCCTGGAAAAATCTGCCTCTCAACTTACATATCATGGCCTTTATGAACTTACTTCTAAACTTAAAGAAGATGAATTGTGTGTTCTCTTTCGTAACAATCATTTTAGCTCCTTAGTTAAGCACAAT AACTGCCTTTATCAGTTGGTTACTGATCAAgggtttttgaatgaaaatgttGTTTGGGAGACTTTAGATAACATTGAAGGAGATGGTCAGTTTGTTGATTCAAGTTTTGTTCTGGTTCCTCCAAAATGTGCTGATGTACCGTTGCCACTTAATATTCCAGAAGAGAAACAAATCGACCAAGA TGAAGAATTAGCATTGAGGTTGCAGGAAGAAGAAATGAATGAGGAAGACAATCATAGACCAACGGCATCAGCACCTCAATCAAACAACCAGTCTAGAAATAACAGTAACAATAGATCAAGAGAT tgTATAATATTATGA